A portion of the candidate division KSB1 bacterium genome contains these proteins:
- a CDS encoding GWxTD domain-containing protein — translation MKRKVKQNLGNGRRANVCFAGFLVLTFDLAINAPAFAVQVPQPLPSSTSHRSARDSIQTERQYFAALRTADSTTFQKEFESEFLLILNPTLRQSYDSLTTLAERKAFVEYYWKASNPAPLLSFNLRLREHLRRREFARQNFPAPEPPYFDDRGKYYLKYGRPVQRFEDPGGLRRVEFFSAAAYRAIQSQYSFKGGPEQNYSVTANESWAYPNVSRDFVVHFMKDGPAYREIESLTELLASHQQKNLPWQWSDLIKQRAAISPFLGQVAQQIERFESAVLASSANPNRPGLLRAEVQSVTERLSEVSRGAEQMASQARRSLPATAYEPMTANNRLVFQESIAQFRGPHGHTRVEITLLAPLKKNFVDQLDSLSHDTIAVEFAWMLRDENLDSLAARRWQNVFPAKSAALENLPNAVGRSSFLALPQQIELALQVQSRRFDKLGYAKRALNIRDFSGPQLLLSDLQFYTEVRNEAQSLILPTLEKQNLLLAPYPYLKIRKRLLLFCYFEIYNLRAAGITESYEITYKIVSNNNQESLLKKISRLLTGGKEAAISISQTQPVVDDASPELIALDLGNLGSGAHRLEITVADAKNANRKANVTREIVVED, via the coding sequence TTGAAGAGAAAGGTCAAACAAAATCTCGGCAACGGCCGGCGCGCAAACGTCTGCTTCGCTGGTTTTCTCGTGTTGACGTTTGATCTGGCCATCAATGCGCCAGCTTTTGCCGTTCAAGTTCCGCAACCACTCCCTTCTTCAACATCGCACCGCAGCGCGCGGGATTCCATCCAAACCGAGCGCCAATATTTTGCCGCGTTGCGCACCGCCGACTCCACCACGTTTCAAAAAGAGTTTGAAAGCGAGTTTTTGCTCATTCTCAATCCAACCCTGCGGCAATCTTATGATAGCTTAACCACGCTCGCCGAGCGCAAAGCGTTTGTCGAATATTATTGGAAGGCGAGCAATCCGGCGCCGTTGCTGTCGTTCAACCTGCGACTGCGGGAGCATTTGCGCCGTCGCGAATTTGCGCGTCAAAATTTTCCGGCGCCCGAGCCGCCGTATTTTGACGATCGCGGCAAGTATTATCTCAAATACGGCAGGCCGGTTCAACGCTTTGAAGACCCCGGCGGCTTGCGCCGCGTCGAATTTTTTAGTGCCGCGGCCTATCGCGCCATCCAAAGCCAATATTCTTTTAAAGGCGGCCCGGAGCAAAATTACAGCGTTACCGCCAATGAAAGCTGGGCCTATCCGAACGTGTCGCGCGATTTCGTGGTGCATTTCATGAAAGACGGCCCCGCGTATCGCGAGATCGAAAGCTTAACGGAGTTGCTGGCTTCGCATCAACAGAAGAACCTGCCGTGGCAATGGAGCGACCTCATCAAGCAGCGCGCCGCGATTTCTCCTTTTCTTGGCCAGGTGGCGCAGCAAATCGAGCGCTTTGAATCCGCGGTGTTGGCCTCGTCGGCCAACCCCAACCGACCCGGCTTGCTGCGCGCGGAAGTGCAGTCGGTGACGGAACGGTTGTCGGAGGTTTCCAGAGGCGCCGAACAGATGGCGAGTCAGGCACGACGCAGCTTGCCGGCGACCGCATACGAGCCAATGACTGCGAATAACCGGCTGGTGTTTCAAGAGTCCATTGCCCAATTTCGCGGACCGCATGGCCACACCCGCGTGGAGATCACCTTGCTGGCGCCGCTCAAAAAAAATTTTGTGGATCAGCTCGACTCGTTGAGCCACGACACCATCGCCGTGGAGTTTGCCTGGATGCTGCGCGATGAGAATCTCGACTCGCTGGCGGCCAGGCGCTGGCAAAATGTTTTTCCGGCAAAATCGGCTGCGTTGGAAAATCTTCCGAATGCCGTCGGCCGATCATCATTTCTGGCACTGCCGCAACAGATTGAATTGGCGTTGCAAGTGCAGAGCCGGCGCTTCGATAAGCTGGGCTACGCCAAACGCGCCCTCAACATCCGCGATTTCAGCGGCCCGCAGTTGCTGCTCAGCGACCTGCAATTTTACACCGAAGTGCGCAACGAAGCCCAAAGCTTGATTTTGCCCACCCTCGAAAAGCAGAATCTCCTGCTGGCACCGTATCCTTATCTCAAAATCCGCAAGCGCCTGCTGCTGTTTTGTTATTTTGAAATCTACAATTTGCGCGCCGCCGGCATCACTGAGTCTTACGAAATCACTTACAAAATCGTTTCGAATAATAATCAGGAAAGCCTGCTCAAAAAAATTTCGCGGCTGCTGACGGGTGGTAAAGAAGCCGCCATCAGCATCTCCCAAACCCAGCCGGTGGTGGATGACGCCTCGCCAGAGCTGATCGCCCTCGACCTCGGCAATCTCGGCAGCGGCGCGCACCGGCTGGAAATCACGGTTGCCGATGCGAAAAATGCGAATCGCAAGGCAAACGTCACAAGAGAAATTGTTGTTGAGGATTGA
- a CDS encoding M24 family metallopeptidase produces MSTSRRHFLKTFGLSAATAGLSGFTACVVPENKKQLIPEMQPLSPPFRLSEDWYRQTIARLQEKLGENGIDGMICKDVWNIIYLSGLFHSTTERPFWLFVPKTGEPSIFGPGLDRDLINTWWIKDAEWYFDYPHHGEFNKVVYARGPKADLEVWMLEHLAKRGFAEATLGIEKAVPEATISQWKKTLPKAKFKPAGELMMKMRVVKTPEEIALTQKAIDLHDHMLEYARAYILDRGTDATDFEVRHATQEYATHLLMKWLPLDGKPHTGVGISLNFGCRAGVATAYPHPNQFFYHKIQKGDAIQIASVIRIGGYGGEGYRALQTHPMNDLQKEMWEVHTEQTITMGELCKAGTPCNEIAEKVLDIARKNGMEKYIYHRPAHGEGMEGHQEPYLSLGDETILEEGMMFSNEPGLYNPEGGFGYNHSNNILVGKDAGIRMNKTPLTKEWCWLTV; encoded by the coding sequence ATGTCCACCAGCCGCCGTCACTTTCTCAAAACCTTCGGCCTCTCGGCTGCAACCGCCGGCCTTTCCGGTTTCACCGCGTGCGTTGTGCCAGAGAACAAAAAACAGCTCATTCCGGAAATGCAACCGTTGTCGCCGCCGTTTCGGCTTTCAGAAGATTGGTATCGCCAAACCATCGCACGTCTGCAAGAGAAACTCGGCGAGAACGGCATCGACGGCATGATCTGCAAAGACGTGTGGAACATCATTTATCTCTCCGGCTTGTTTCATAGCACCACTGAGCGGCCCTTCTGGCTTTTCGTGCCGAAAACCGGCGAGCCGTCCATCTTCGGCCCTGGCCTGGATCGTGATCTCATCAACACGTGGTGGATCAAAGACGCCGAGTGGTATTTCGATTATCCGCATCACGGCGAGTTCAACAAAGTCGTTTATGCGCGCGGTCCCAAAGCCGATCTCGAGGTGTGGATGCTCGAACATCTCGCCAAACGCGGCTTTGCTGAAGCCACGCTCGGCATCGAAAAAGCCGTGCCGGAAGCAACGATCAGCCAATGGAAGAAAACGCTTCCCAAAGCGAAATTCAAGCCCGCGGGTGAATTGATGATGAAAATGCGCGTCGTCAAAACGCCGGAAGAAATTGCGCTCACGCAGAAAGCCATCGATCTGCACGACCACATGCTCGAATATGCGCGCGCCTACATTCTCGACCGCGGCACGGATGCGACCGATTTTGAAGTGCGCCACGCCACGCAAGAATACGCCACCCATCTGCTCATGAAATGGCTGCCGCTCGACGGCAAGCCGCACACCGGCGTCGGCATCAGCCTCAACTTTGGCTGCCGCGCTGGCGTCGCCACCGCGTATCCGCATCCCAATCAATTTTTCTACCACAAAATTCAAAAAGGCGACGCCATCCAAATCGCCAGCGTCATTCGCATTGGCGGCTACGGCGGCGAAGGCTACCGCGCCCTGCAAACCCATCCGATGAACGATCTGCAAAAAGAAATGTGGGAGGTTCACACCGAACAAACCATCACCATGGGCGAGCTATGCAAAGCCGGCACGCCGTGCAACGAGATCGCCGAGAAAGTTCTGGACATCGCGCGCAAAAATGGCATGGAGAAATACATCTACCATCGCCCGGCGCACGGCGAAGGCATGGAAGGCCATCAAGAGCCGTACCTCTCGCTCGGCGATGAAACCATTCTCGAAGAAGGCATGATGTTCAGCAACGAGCCGGGTCTTTACAATCCCGAAGGCGGTTTCGGCTACAACCACTCCAACAACATCCTCGTCGGCAAAGACGCGGGGATTCGCATGAACAAAACGCCGCTGACGAAGGAGTGGTGCTGGCTGACGGTGTGA
- a CDS encoding c-type cytochrome, with translation MGVLLLWASFFEDGLGQTADSLLKDLACANCHSGISVASNIHDKAPNLSHAGLRFNPAYLFDYLQNPTQVRHHIGFSRMPNFFFDRKEALALVLFLEKQTQVEGKWPEYPTSLRSFQPKQLDKQESAAARKLLTTELRCTSCHTLEGAGENASTDLTAVGHRLRPEWLQRYLVAPHIFDGVKTAMPNFFYQLDVSQTKFSAMLPRPDEMIILISRYLAALEQNKREQLQRAFEKAKAEFPDINAGLGEKIFLSQNCVACHRHTALAASPSKNAPDLSLEGARVKKEWLFEYLKKPQPLRPFGFYPGSGSRMPDFKLAEAEAAMLGDYLLKQKHRTASTFQPRKLSAFSMAKAQTLLKEKLSCLGCHQLGNDGGRIGPNLSSLKNRLQPDFVYQFIQNPHGLQPETVMPKILMPPKTLDLIANFLLQQEIPAAVAPYLSLADHPIHAPHGQSEEESLYLKYCAACHGASGDGKGYNAKYLPKAPASHADKAYMSTRPDDTLFDGVYAGGYILNKHHFMPPWGQTLSHDEIRKLVAYMRKLCQCEGPLWSRQ, from the coding sequence GTGGGAGTTCTTCTTCTGTGGGCGAGTTTTTTTGAAGATGGTTTGGGCCAAACTGCCGACTCATTGCTAAAAGATTTGGCCTGTGCCAATTGCCATTCCGGCATTTCTGTTGCCAGCAACATCCACGACAAGGCGCCAAATTTGAGCCACGCCGGCCTGCGTTTCAACCCGGCGTATCTTTTCGACTATCTGCAAAACCCCACCCAGGTTCGTCATCATATTGGTTTTTCGCGCATGCCGAATTTCTTTTTTGACCGCAAAGAAGCGCTGGCGCTGGTGCTGTTTTTGGAGAAGCAAACGCAGGTGGAAGGAAAATGGCCCGAATATCCAACCTCGTTGCGAAGTTTTCAACCGAAGCAGCTCGACAAGCAAGAGAGCGCCGCAGCGAGAAAATTGCTCACCACCGAGCTGCGCTGCACGAGTTGCCACACTTTGGAAGGCGCGGGAGAGAACGCTTCGACCGACTTGACTGCGGTTGGCCATCGCTTGCGCCCCGAATGGCTGCAACGCTATCTCGTGGCGCCGCACATTTTCGACGGCGTGAAAACGGCGATGCCGAATTTTTTTTATCAGCTCGACGTGAGCCAAACCAAGTTTTCGGCCATGCTGCCGCGGCCCGACGAGATGATCATTTTGATCTCGCGCTATTTAGCGGCGCTGGAGCAAAACAAACGCGAGCAGTTGCAAAGGGCTTTTGAAAAAGCCAAGGCGGAGTTTCCGGACATCAATGCCGGCCTCGGCGAGAAAATTTTTCTTTCACAAAATTGCGTCGCCTGCCATCGCCACACGGCTCTCGCCGCCTCGCCCAGCAAGAACGCACCGGATTTGAGCCTTGAGGGTGCGCGTGTTAAAAAGGAATGGCTTTTCGAGTATCTCAAAAAGCCGCAGCCGCTGCGCCCGTTCGGGTTTTATCCCGGCTCCGGCAGCCGCATGCCGGATTTCAAATTGGCGGAAGCGGAAGCCGCTATGCTCGGCGACTATTTGCTCAAACAAAAACACCGTACCGCTTCCACTTTTCAACCACGGAAATTATCCGCATTCTCGATGGCAAAAGCCCAAACGCTTTTGAAGGAAAAGCTGTCCTGCCTGGGCTGCCATCAATTGGGCAATGACGGCGGCAGAATCGGCCCAAATTTGTCATCGCTCAAAAACCGTTTGCAGCCGGATTTTGTTTACCAATTCATTCAAAACCCGCATGGGCTGCAGCCTGAAACGGTGATGCCGAAAATTTTAATGCCGCCGAAGACGCTTGATTTGATCGCCAATTTTTTATTGCAGCAGGAAATTCCGGCCGCCGTGGCGCCGTATCTGTCATTGGCCGATCATCCCATTCACGCGCCGCATGGCCAAAGTGAAGAAGAAAGCTTGTATCTGAAATATTGCGCGGCGTGCCACGGCGCGAGCGGCGACGGCAAGGGCTACAACGCAAAATATTTGCCGAAAGCGCCGGCAAGCCACGCCGACAAAGCGTACATGTCCACGCGCCCGGACGACACGCTGTTCGACGGCGTTTACGCGGGCGGCTACATTCTCAACAAGCATCATTTCATGCCGCCGTGGGGACAAACGCTGAGCCACGACGAGATTCGGAAGTTGGTGGCTTACATGCGCAAGTTGTGCCAATGCGAAGGCCCGCTGTGGTCGCGCCAGTAA
- a CDS encoding GWxTD domain-containing protein has product MTSVLVFLPSIIKPNLVLDASGHALPFSQQHERLDTLKTEKQYLAALGAADETTFKNEFETEFLLLLDKQQREAYDGLATLEARKAYIENYWKAANPNPLLPENDWLLDVLKRRAYARENFPAPEPPYFDDRGKYYLKYGKPSFRYWESGSPDSVYPNETWSYENVTRNLLVHFVKDGPTFRETDNPLSFYIGGKFRSPEIHPEQWSRIAAQRAAVSPVFGRAYAKIQELAAARAHAAAFPNSHTILGIELRQPQTILHAIYEQATVEVLRAKRESPVAAHDEIHAVNKLQFTHDLAQFRGPNGATRLEISLLSPLHKNLLIPCFVTLKFTI; this is encoded by the coding sequence GTGACGTCAGTGCTCGTGTTTCTACCGAGCATTATCAAGCCGAATCTTGTGCTTGATGCCTCCGGCCATGCGTTGCCATTTTCTCAGCAACACGAGCGCTTGGATACGCTCAAAACCGAGAAGCAATATCTTGCCGCCCTTGGCGCTGCCGATGAGACAACTTTCAAGAATGAATTTGAAACGGAGTTTTTGCTCTTGCTCGACAAACAACAGCGAGAAGCGTACGACGGTCTGGCGACTTTGGAGGCGCGCAAAGCGTATATTGAAAATTATTGGAAAGCCGCGAACCCCAACCCGCTGCTGCCGGAAAATGACTGGCTGCTGGATGTTCTGAAGCGGCGCGCTTATGCCCGCGAAAATTTTCCCGCGCCGGAGCCGCCGTATTTTGATGATCGCGGGAAATATTATCTCAAGTACGGAAAGCCATCATTTCGCTACTGGGAGAGCGGCTCGCCGGACAGCGTTTATCCCAATGAAACCTGGTCGTATGAAAACGTCACGCGCAATCTTTTGGTTCATTTCGTCAAGGATGGTCCGACGTTCCGAGAAACAGACAATCCTCTTTCATTTTACATAGGCGGCAAATTCCGCAGTCCGGAAATCCATCCGGAGCAATGGAGCCGGATTGCCGCGCAGAGGGCGGCAGTCTCACCCGTGTTTGGGCGGGCCTACGCCAAAATCCAGGAGCTTGCCGCCGCGCGAGCGCACGCTGCGGCGTTTCCAAACAGCCACACCATACTTGGCATAGAGTTGCGGCAGCCGCAAACGATATTGCACGCCATTTATGAACAAGCGACGGTCGAGGTTCTAAGAGCGAAAAGAGAGAGCCCGGTGGCAGCACATGATGAAATTCACGCCGTCAACAAGCTGCAATTCACGCATGATCTGGCGCAATTCCGCGGCCCCAACGGCGCGACGCGCCTGGAAATTTCTCTCTTGTCGCCGCTTCATAAAAATTTGCTTATCCCTTGCTTTGTTACTTTGAAATTTACAATTTGA